In Raphanus sativus cultivar WK10039 chromosome 5, ASM80110v3, whole genome shotgun sequence, the following proteins share a genomic window:
- the LOC108856503 gene encoding probable LRR receptor-like serine/threonine-protein kinase At5g63710 isoform X3 codes for MFWLLMSSGNGERFCDPLRNCFTWNHLILQCFMILTFVGITSSSTQPDIEGGALLQLRDSLKDSSNRLRWTRDFVSPCFSWSYVTCRDQSVVALSLASNGFTGTLSPSITKLKFLVTLELQNNSISGTLPDYLGNMVNLQTLNLSMNSFNGSIPTSWSQLSNLKHLDLSNTNLTGSIPTQFFSIPTFDFSGTHLICGKSLNQPCSSSSRLPVTSSKKKLRDITLTASCVASVILFLGAMVMYHHHRLRRTKNDIFFDVAGEDDRKISFGQLKRFSLREVQLATDSFNESNLIGQGGFGKVYRGMLPDKTKVAVKRLADYFSPGGEAAFQREIQLISVAVHKNLLRLIGFCTTSSERILVYPYMENLSVAYRLRDLKAGEEGLDWPTRKRVAYGSAHGLEYLHEHCNPKIIHRDLKAANILLDNNFEPVLGDFGLAKLVDTSLTHVTTQVRGTMGHIAPEYLCTGKSSEKTDVFGYGITLLELVTGQRAIDFSRLEEEENVLLLDHCWLCMKQIKKLLREQRLRDIVDSNLTTYDSEEVETIVQVALLCTQGAPEDRPAMSEVVKMLQGTGGLAEKWIEWEQLEEVRNKEALLLPTLPATWDEEESTIDQESIRLSSAR; via the exons atgtTTTGGCTTCTAATGAGCTCTG GGAACGGTGAAAGATTTTGCGATCCACTAAGAAATTGCTTTACATGGAACCATTTGATCTTacaatgcttcatgatcttaaCTTTTGTGGGGATCACTTCTTCATCAACTCAACCAGATATAGAAG GAGGAGCTTTGTTGCAGCTCAGAGACTCACTTAAGGATTCAAGCAATCGTCTTAGATGGACACGCGATTTCGTGAGCCCTTGCTTTAGCTGGTCTTATGTCACCTGCAGAGACCAGAGCGTTGTGGCTCT GAGTCTTGCCTCAAATGGATTCACAGGAACACTCTCTCCATCTATTACAAAACTGAAATTCTTGGTTACACT AGAGTTACAGAACAACAGTATATCTGGTACTTTACCAGATTATCTAGGGAACATGGTTAATCTTCAGACGTTAAACCTATCAATGAACAGTTTCAACGGCTCAATACCCACGAGCTGGAGTCAGCTATCGAATCTAAAGCACTT AGATCTCTCAAACACTAACTTAACAGGAAGCATCCCAACACAGTTCTTCTCAATCCCAACATTCGA TTTTTCAGGAACTCATCTTATATGTGGTAAAAGCTTGAACCAGCCTTGTTCCTCAAGCTCTCGTCTTCCAG TCACGTCCTCCAAGAAGAAGCTAAGAGACATAACTTTAACCGCAAGCTGCGTTGCTTCTGTAATCTTATTCCTCGGAGCTATGGTTATGTATCACCACCATCGCCTCCGCAGAACCAAGAACGACATCTTTTTCGATGTAGCTGGTGAAGATGACAGGAAGATCTCCTTCGGACAGCTAAAAAGATTCTCATTGCGTGAAGTCCAGCTAGCAACAGACAGTTTCAACGAGAGCAATCTGATCGGACAAGGAGGGTTTGGAAAAGTGTACAGAGGTATGCTTCCGGACAAAACAAAAGTTGCAGTGAAACGTCTTGCGGATTACTTCAGTCCTGGAGGTGAAGCAGCTTTCCAAAGAGAGATTCAGCTCATTAGCGTCGCGGTTCATAAGAATCTCTTACGTCTCATTGGCTTCTGCACAACTTCCTCTGAGAGAATCCTCGTGTATCCATACATGGAGAATCTTAGCGTTGCATATCGACTAAGAG ATTTGAAGGCGGGAGAGGAAGGGTTAGACTGGCCAACAAGGAAACGTGTGGCTTACGGTTCAGCTCATGGTTTGGAGTATCTACACGAGCATTGTAACCCTAAGATCATACACCGTGATCTCAAGGCTGCAAACATACTTCTAGACAACAACTTTGAGCCTGTTCTTGGAGATTTTGGTTTAGCTAAGCTTGTGGACACCTCGTTGACTCATGTCACAACTCAAGTCCGTGGCACAATGGGACACATTGCGCCAGAGTATCTCTGCACAGGAAAATCATCAGAGAAGACCGATGTTTTCGGTTACGGTATAACGCTTCTTGAACTCGTTACTGGTCAGCGCGCAATCGATTTTTCACGCTTGGAAGAGGAGGAAAACGTTCTCTTGCTAGATCAT TGTTGGTTGTGTATGAAACAGATAAAGAAGCTGTTGAGAGAACAGAGACTCAGAGACATTGTTGATAGCAATTTGACTACATATGATTCTGAAGAAGTTGAAACCATTGTTCAAGTGGCTCTTCTATGTACACAAGGCGCACCGGAAGATAGACCAGCGATGTCTGAAGTGGTTAAGATGCTTCAAGGGACTGGTGGTTTGGCTGAAAAATGGATTGAGTGGGAACAGCTTGAAGAAGTTAGGAACAAAGAAGCATTGTTGCTTCCGACTTTGCCAGCTACTTGGGATGAAGAAGAATCCACCATTGATCAGGAATCTATCAGGTTATCGTCAGCAAGGTAA